One Drosophila santomea strain STO CAGO 1482 chromosome X, Prin_Dsan_1.1, whole genome shotgun sequence DNA segment encodes these proteins:
- the LOC120455233 gene encoding SRSF protein kinase 2 isoform X1: MNKFNPPKMNKRRAAALSKDQEDQVCEDKKRTLVVEPFGRPKMANPSPKDSNMIKQKDSRMAKPPTLARMTGTSHSKAEKLSENTAQKRSKSVAEPLNMNNSKSNVQQKRPPKRQELCECEDLQSAEPCDQVTGASKNKLIKKMPKQRGIAQTPSLHKDMGAQLAKVDHLCDESGKGERSKIKHTGDKSTAGKSTEPDDKVSTGHQSDEGGDSNQSNCDCDDDAGNGFERQECQQDYVYGGYHPVAIGDVFVRRYHVIKKLGWGHFSTVWMCYDCKMQRYCAIKVVKSALEYSETARDEIRLFTAINRNESQKHRGQNLVGFYNHFHVSGPNGTHTCLVFEVLGDNLLTVIERTAYKGIPLYNVRQIARQVLKGLYYLHNECRIIHTDLKPENVLLVANDVNIRTQVNQSIDKYLKAREEQQRAGYNPPRVSPDRSKKTKTSKKRMRARAKKVLAFFETHRRLLRRQGLNDLLRLAERGLLSPMTAALAVTDKLPFLPFSFDGLKILSDEDVAKVQKFAPVDQVGDQVLCYHREDSNNDDFDVVDWECNNVDMLLKNPRFFIRFVLYKVIGLDEQERTSQDFRKRVSRSRGRGQNKKKSRSVSRSACTADHLTVPSGLSTCEPSLSKLHPKDPATEECEVMVKIADLGNGCWFNYHFTEDIQTREYRALEVILGAGYTETADIWSVACLLWELCTGTYLFDTHSKRGKYNLDEAHIAKIIETCGVIPRDLIKRGIYSSNFFKSNGQLWHISSLKRRKLASVLVKEHGWTRRNAKAFVAFLMPMLNTNPEERNSARNALEHQFFYNKLGPKKIILTKYDPDSNFACKCKVNSDMDGGNGEKDSNINKDNSEKESNREKESNRDEDSNSDRENNSDKDSNSNSDQKDSDSTSDSDEDSTSENDNNSGSSTLSSNYNDDCECHINCECTSPSSLDSNSFCKRRMIRPLNEGMGQDQDQGIKRNEACGK; encoded by the exons ATGAACAAGTTCAATCCACCAAAAATGAATAAACGCAGAGCGGCAGCACTCTCCAAGGATCAGGAGGATCAGGTCTGCGAGGATAAGAAGCGCACGTTGGTGGTGGAACCATTTGGTAggccaaaaatggcaaacCCATCACCCAAGGACTCGAACATGATCAAGCAAAAGGATAGCAGGATGGCGAAGCCACCAACTCTAGCTCGAATGACTGGCACAAGCCATTCCAAGGCTGAAAAGCTCTCCGAGAATACGGCCCAAAAACGGTCGAAGTCCGTGGCAGAGCCATTAAACATGAACAATTCCAAGTCGAATGTGCAGCAAAAAAGGCCACCCAAAAGACAGGAGCTCTGCGAATGTGAGGACTTGCAGTCAGCCGAACCATGTGACCAAGTGACAGGGGCGTCCAAGAATAAGTTGATTAAGAAAATGCCCAAACAGAGGGGCATAGCACAGACTCCATCGCTGCACAAGGATATGGGCGCCCAGTTGGCGAAAGTGGATCACCTTTGCGATGAAAGTGGCAAGGGAGAACGCTCTAAAATTAAGCACACTGGCGATAAGAGCACCGCGGGGAAATCCACAGAACCGGACGACAAAGTGTCCACAGGACACCAGAGCGATGAAGGAGGAGATTCCAACCAAAGCAATTGCGATTGCGACGATGATGCTGGCAATGGATTCGAAAGGCAAGAGTGCCAGCAGGACTATGTCTATGGTGGCTATCATCCGGTGGCCATTGGCGATGTGTTCGTGAGGCGCTATCATGTCATCAAGAAGCTGGGTTGGGGTCACTTCTCCACCGTGTGGATGTGCTACGATTGCAAGATGCAGCGTTACTGTGCCATCAAGGTGGTCAAGTCGGCGCTGGAGTACTCGGAAACCGCTCGCGATGAGATCCGCCTCTTTACCGCCATCAACAGGAACGAGAGCCAAAAGCACAGAGGCCAAAACCTGGTCGGTTTCTACAATCACTTTCATGTCTCCGGACCGAACGGCACACACACTTGCCTCGTCTTCGAGGTGCTCGGCGACAATCTGCTGACGGTCATCGAAAGAACCGCCTACAAGGGAATACCCCTCTACAATGTCAGACAGATCGCGCGGCAGGTCCTTAAGGGCCTGTACTATTTGCACAACGAATGCCGCATCATACACACCGATCTGAAGCCGGAGAAtgtgctgctggtggccaACGATGTGAACATTCGTACCCAGGTCAACCAGTCAATTGACAAGTACTTGAAGGCCCGCGAGGAGCAGCAACGAGCTGG ATACAACCCACCGCGTGTCTCACCCGACAGATCCAAGAAGACGAAGACGTCCAAGAAACGGATGCGAGCAAGGGCCAAGAAGGTATTGGCATTCTTCGAGACCCACCGCCGGCTGCTCCGCAGGCAGGGCCTCAATGATCTACTGCGTCTGGCCGAACGTGGCCTCCTGTCGCCGATGACCGCCGCCTTGGCCGTCACCGATAAGTTGCCCTTCTTGCCCTTCTCCTTCGACGGCCTGAAGATACTCAGCGATGAGGATGTGGCCAAGGTGCAGAAATTTGCACCAGTCGATCAGGTGGGCGATCAGGTGCTTTGTTATCATCGCGAGGATAGCAACAATGACGACTTTGATGTTGTGGATTGGGAATGCAATAACGTGGACATGCTGCTAAAGAATCCGAGGTTCTTCATACGATTCGTGCTGTACAAGGTCATAGGCTTGGATGAGCAGGAGCGTACCAGCCAGGATTTTCGAAAGCGAGTTTCACGCTCCAGAGGACGTGGCCAGAACAAGAAGAAATCGAGATCCGTGTCGAGATCGGCATGCACTGCTGACCATTTG ACGGTACCCAGTGGTCTATCGACATGCGAGCCCAGTTTGAGCAAACTTCACCCCAAGGACCCGGCCACCGAGGAGTGCGAGGTAATGGTGAAGATAGCCGATTTGGGCAATGGCTGTTGGTTCAATTACCACTTCACGGAGGACATCCAGACCCGTGAGTACCGTGCATTGGAGGTGATCCTCGGTGCGGGATATACAGAGACAGCGGACATCTGGAGCGTGGCCTGTTTGCTATGGGAGCTGTGCACTGGGACGTATCTATTCGATACTCATTCGAAGCGGGGCAAGTACAATTTGGATGAGGCGCACATAGCCAAAATAATCGAGACATGTGGCGTCATTCCCAGGGATCTGATCAAGAGAGGCATATACTCGTCGAATTTCTTCAAGAGCAACGGCCAACTTTGGCATATCTCATCCTTGAAGAGGCGTAAACTGGCCAGTGTCCTGGTCAAGGAGCACGGATGGACGCGTCGCAATGCCAAGGCATTCGTGGCCTTTCTAATGCCCATGCTGAACACCAATCCTGAGGAACGCAACTCTGCTCGCAACGCCTTGGAGCACCAGTTCTTCTACAACAAATTGGGCCCTAAAAAAATCATTCTCACAAAATATGACCCTGACAGTAACTTTGCATGCAAATGTAAAGTTAACAGTGACATGGACGGGGGCAATGGTGAAAAGGATAGCAACATAAACAAGGATAACAGTGAGAAGGAAAGCAACAGGGAGAAGGAAAGCAACAGGGACGAGGACAGCAACAGCGACAGGGAAAACAACAGCGACAAGgatagcaacagcaacagcgaccAAAAGGACAGCGACAGCACCAGCGACAGCGACGAGGACAGCACCAGCGAAaacgacaacaacagcggcagcagcaccCTCAGCAGCAATTATAATGACGACTGCGAATGCCACATAAACTGCGAGTGCACCAGCCCCAGCTCCTTGGACAGCAACTCCTTTTGCAAAAGAAGGATGATTCGACCCCTGAACGAAGGAATGGGtcaggaccaggaccagggCATAAAACGCAACGAAGCCTGCGGGAAGTAA
- the LOC120455233 gene encoding SRSF protein kinase 2 isoform X2 yields MNKFNPPKMNKRRAAALSKDQEDQVCEDKKRTLVVEPFGRPKMANPSPKDSNMIKQKDSRMAKPPTLARMTGTSHSKAEKLSENTAQKRSKSVAEPLNMNNSKSNVQQKRPPKRQELCECEDLQSAEPCDQVTGASKNKLIKKMPKQRGIAQTPSLHKDMGAQLAKVDHLCDESGKGERSKIKHTGDKSTAGKSTEPDDKVSTGHQSDEGGDSNQSNCDCDDDAGNGFERQECQQDYVYGGYHPVAIGDVFVRRYHVIKKLGWGHFSTVWMCYDCKMQRYCAIKVVKSALEYSETARDEIRLFTAINRNESQKHRGQNLVGFYNHFHVSGPNGTHTCLVFEVLGDNLLTVIERTAYKGIPLYNVRQIARQVLKGLYYLHNECRIIHTDLKPENVLLVANDVNIRTQVNQSIDKYLKAREEQQRAGYNPPRVSPDRSKKTKTSKKRMRARAKKVLAFFETHRRLLRRQGLNDLLRLAERGLLSPMTAALAVTDKLPFLPFSFDGLKILSDEDVAKVQKFAPVDQVGDQVLCYHREDSNNDDFDVVDWECNNVDMLLKNPRFFIRFVLYKVIGLDEQERTSQDFRKRVSRSRGRGQNKKKSRSVSRSACTADHLTVPSGLSTCEPSLSKLHPKDPATEECEVMVKIADLGNGCWFNYHFTEDIQTREYRALEVILGAGYTETADIWSVACLLWELCTGTYLFDTHSKRGI; encoded by the exons ATGAACAAGTTCAATCCACCAAAAATGAATAAACGCAGAGCGGCAGCACTCTCCAAGGATCAGGAGGATCAGGTCTGCGAGGATAAGAAGCGCACGTTGGTGGTGGAACCATTTGGTAggccaaaaatggcaaacCCATCACCCAAGGACTCGAACATGATCAAGCAAAAGGATAGCAGGATGGCGAAGCCACCAACTCTAGCTCGAATGACTGGCACAAGCCATTCCAAGGCTGAAAAGCTCTCCGAGAATACGGCCCAAAAACGGTCGAAGTCCGTGGCAGAGCCATTAAACATGAACAATTCCAAGTCGAATGTGCAGCAAAAAAGGCCACCCAAAAGACAGGAGCTCTGCGAATGTGAGGACTTGCAGTCAGCCGAACCATGTGACCAAGTGACAGGGGCGTCCAAGAATAAGTTGATTAAGAAAATGCCCAAACAGAGGGGCATAGCACAGACTCCATCGCTGCACAAGGATATGGGCGCCCAGTTGGCGAAAGTGGATCACCTTTGCGATGAAAGTGGCAAGGGAGAACGCTCTAAAATTAAGCACACTGGCGATAAGAGCACCGCGGGGAAATCCACAGAACCGGACGACAAAGTGTCCACAGGACACCAGAGCGATGAAGGAGGAGATTCCAACCAAAGCAATTGCGATTGCGACGATGATGCTGGCAATGGATTCGAAAGGCAAGAGTGCCAGCAGGACTATGTCTATGGTGGCTATCATCCGGTGGCCATTGGCGATGTGTTCGTGAGGCGCTATCATGTCATCAAGAAGCTGGGTTGGGGTCACTTCTCCACCGTGTGGATGTGCTACGATTGCAAGATGCAGCGTTACTGTGCCATCAAGGTGGTCAAGTCGGCGCTGGAGTACTCGGAAACCGCTCGCGATGAGATCCGCCTCTTTACCGCCATCAACAGGAACGAGAGCCAAAAGCACAGAGGCCAAAACCTGGTCGGTTTCTACAATCACTTTCATGTCTCCGGACCGAACGGCACACACACTTGCCTCGTCTTCGAGGTGCTCGGCGACAATCTGCTGACGGTCATCGAAAGAACCGCCTACAAGGGAATACCCCTCTACAATGTCAGACAGATCGCGCGGCAGGTCCTTAAGGGCCTGTACTATTTGCACAACGAATGCCGCATCATACACACCGATCTGAAGCCGGAGAAtgtgctgctggtggccaACGATGTGAACATTCGTACCCAGGTCAACCAGTCAATTGACAAGTACTTGAAGGCCCGCGAGGAGCAGCAACGAGCTGG ATACAACCCACCGCGTGTCTCACCCGACAGATCCAAGAAGACGAAGACGTCCAAGAAACGGATGCGAGCAAGGGCCAAGAAGGTATTGGCATTCTTCGAGACCCACCGCCGGCTGCTCCGCAGGCAGGGCCTCAATGATCTACTGCGTCTGGCCGAACGTGGCCTCCTGTCGCCGATGACCGCCGCCTTGGCCGTCACCGATAAGTTGCCCTTCTTGCCCTTCTCCTTCGACGGCCTGAAGATACTCAGCGATGAGGATGTGGCCAAGGTGCAGAAATTTGCACCAGTCGATCAGGTGGGCGATCAGGTGCTTTGTTATCATCGCGAGGATAGCAACAATGACGACTTTGATGTTGTGGATTGGGAATGCAATAACGTGGACATGCTGCTAAAGAATCCGAGGTTCTTCATACGATTCGTGCTGTACAAGGTCATAGGCTTGGATGAGCAGGAGCGTACCAGCCAGGATTTTCGAAAGCGAGTTTCACGCTCCAGAGGACGTGGCCAGAACAAGAAGAAATCGAGATCCGTGTCGAGATCGGCATGCACTGCTGACCATTTG ACGGTACCCAGTGGTCTATCGACATGCGAGCCCAGTTTGAGCAAACTTCACCCCAAGGACCCGGCCACCGAGGAGTGCGAGGTAATGGTGAAGATAGCCGATTTGGGCAATGGCTGTTGGTTCAATTACCACTTCACGGAGGACATCCAGACCCGTGAGTACCGTGCATTGGAGGTGATCCTCGGTGCGGGATATACAGAGACAGCGGACATCTGGAGCGTGGCCTGTTTGCTATGGGAGCTGTGCACTGGGACGTATCTATTCGATACTCATTCGAAGCGGG GGATCTGA